In Mucilaginibacter celer, one DNA window encodes the following:
- a CDS encoding family 20 glycosylhydrolase, whose product MKVISKYLLAAVFMFTCAGGVYAQETAAKFPLIPYPAHSTAGEGKFTISPKTAIVTSNAFNTEAYALKELLRAGLGKPVVVSKIKKAHAINLVYDATITAPEAYHMNVSKDEVVIRAKDPAGVFHAVETIRQLLPVDIEAGVVQKQLSLPVVVIEDAPAYSWRGMHLDVSRHFFSVSYLKKYIDRMALYKMNKLHLHLTDDQGWRIEIKKHPLLTEAGAWRTFNNQDSACMKKAKDNPDFVIDKTHIVQKNGKTMYGGFYTQAEMKGVVAYAAARHIDIVPEIDMPGHMMAAINSYPFLTCDGENKWGELFTKPICPCNESTFEFAENVFTEIMQIFPSKYIHIGGDEVDRTNWGKSDACKALMAKEGIKDLAGLHSYFINRMEKFFNSKGRKLIGWDEVIEGGISPTAIIMYWRTWVPDAPVKAVKNGNTVIMTPGEPLYFDNQPDQYSINRVYHFNPVPKVLNAEEAKSIIGAQANLWSEMIPSEKRADYMVMPRMTALAEMLWTHKEGEYDSYLQRLTQQFKRMDAMNINYRLPDLPNLLNEYVFTDEGKLSIMSPLPTLTIRYTTDGTLPTTQSPVLPSPLSIKKSELVRVAAFTPGGTRGDVYNLNYTQQQLLGPVKIAPPKPGLAATYYKAFFKKTALMQNAKVDSTFSTDKIEVPATVKAPSFGITYKGYIDVPADGIYSFYLTCDDGGVLYIGNKTVVDNDGNHSAQERSGQVALKMGAHPFKLDFIEGGGGFKLLLKYSVNGSAPQDVPSSWFKN is encoded by the coding sequence ATGAAAGTTATTTCAAAGTATTTGTTGGCAGCGGTGTTTATGTTTACCTGCGCGGGTGGTGTTTATGCTCAGGAAACAGCAGCAAAGTTCCCGCTGATCCCTTATCCTGCGCATTCAACAGCAGGAGAGGGGAAGTTTACCATCAGCCCGAAAACGGCCATCGTAACATCCAATGCTTTTAATACCGAAGCTTATGCTTTGAAGGAGTTATTGCGCGCAGGTTTAGGTAAACCTGTAGTAGTAAGCAAGATTAAAAAAGCACATGCCATTAACCTGGTTTATGATGCCACCATAACCGCGCCTGAAGCTTACCATATGAATGTTAGTAAAGACGAGGTAGTGATCCGCGCTAAAGATCCGGCTGGTGTGTTTCATGCTGTAGAGACTATTCGCCAGTTACTGCCCGTGGATATAGAGGCAGGCGTTGTGCAAAAGCAATTATCGCTGCCTGTGGTAGTTATTGAAGATGCACCTGCTTACAGCTGGCGTGGTATGCACCTTGATGTATCAAGGCATTTCTTTTCGGTAAGCTATCTTAAAAAGTATATCGACAGGATGGCTTTGTACAAGATGAACAAGCTACACCTGCATTTAACCGATGATCAGGGCTGGCGTATCGAGATCAAAAAACACCCTTTGCTTACCGAAGCCGGTGCATGGCGCACTTTCAATAACCAGGATTCGGCCTGTATGAAAAAGGCTAAGGATAATCCGGATTTTGTTATCGATAAAACACACATCGTACAAAAAAACGGTAAAACCATGTACGGTGGGTTTTATACCCAAGCCGAGATGAAAGGTGTGGTAGCGTATGCCGCCGCCCGCCATATTGATATCGTGCCGGAGATTGATATGCCCGGTCACATGATGGCCGCCATCAATTCATACCCGTTTTTAACCTGCGATGGTGAAAATAAATGGGGCGAGTTGTTTACCAAGCCTATCTGCCCATGTAACGAAAGCACTTTTGAGTTTGCCGAGAATGTGTTTACAGAGATCATGCAGATCTTCCCGTCAAAATACATCCACATCGGCGGAGACGAGGTTGATCGTACCAACTGGGGTAAATCTGATGCCTGCAAAGCTTTAATGGCTAAAGAGGGAATTAAAGATCTGGCCGGTTTGCACAGCTATTTCATTAACCGGATGGAGAAATTTTTCAACTCCAAAGGCCGTAAACTGATTGGCTGGGATGAGGTGATTGAGGGCGGCATCAGCCCTACTGCTATCATTATGTACTGGCGTACCTGGGTACCCGATGCCCCGGTTAAAGCGGTGAAAAACGGTAACACCGTGATCATGACACCCGGCGAACCGCTGTACTTTGATAACCAGCCCGATCAGTATTCTATCAATCGCGTATATCATTTTAACCCGGTGCCTAAAGTTTTAAATGCCGAAGAGGCCAAGTCGATCATTGGTGCGCAGGCCAACTTATGGTCGGAAATGATCCCTTCCGAAAAACGTGCCGATTATATGGTGATGCCAAGGATGACCGCCCTGGCCGAAATGCTTTGGACACATAAGGAGGGTGAATATGATTCGTATCTGCAGCGTTTAACCCAGCAATTCAAGAGGATGGACGCCATGAATATCAACTACCGTTTGCCCGATTTGCCAAACCTGCTTAATGAGTACGTGTTTACCGATGAAGGCAAGCTAAGTATTATGTCTCCGTTGCCAACTTTAACCATCCGTTATACAACAGATGGCACGTTGCCAACTACCCAATCGCCGGTATTGCCATCACCGTTATCCATCAAAAAATCTGAACTGGTAAGGGTTGCAGCTTTTACACCTGGCGGTACCCGTGGCGATGTTTACAACCTGAACTATACCCAACAGCAATTGCTTGGCCCGGTAAAAATTGCTCCGCCTAAACCGGGATTAGCCGCTACTTACTATAAAGCATTTTTCAAAAAAACTGCTTTAATGCAAAACGCCAAAGTGGATAGTACTTTCAGTACCGATAAAATTGAAGTACCTGCCACGGTTAAAGCGCCATCATTCGGTATCACTTACAAAGGTTACATTGATGTACCGGCCGATGGCATTTACAGCTTTTACCTAACCTGCGATGACGGCGGAGTGCTTTACATTGGCAACAAAACGGTTGTTGATAATGATGGCAACCACTCGGCACAGGAACGCAGCGGGCAGGTAGCTTTAAAAATGGGCGCACATCCTTTTAAGCTTGACTTTATTGAAGGTGGAGGCGGCTTTAAGTTGCTGCTGAAATACAGCGTAAATGGTTCGGCTCCGCAGGATGTGCCATCGTCATGGTTTAAAAACTAA
- a CDS encoding alpha-L-fucosidase, protein MKKFTGIASLLLTAGLNGFSQTAPKPYGALPTQGQLNWQETGMYCIIHYGVDTYTDKEWGFGDEDPKIFNPSQFSALQIVAAAKAGGFKGVVVVAKHHDGFCLWPTKTTEHNISKSPYKNGKGDILKEYREACDKLGMKLGVYCSPWDRNNPNYGTEEYVKIYREQLKELYTNYGPLFISWHDGANGGDGYYGGKREVRKIDRSTYYGWDTTWGITRKLQPNAVLFGDVGPDVRWVGNEEGHAGETCWATYTPHAPDEGKIPANGYVKDWEGTEGTRNGKYWMPAECDVSLRPGWFYHKTQDEGVKSPYTLLDLYYKSVGRGAALDLGLSPDPRGIVNEIDVKSLTEFGNLLKQTFAVNLAKGATLTASNVRGGNKAKFGPQFLVDDNRYSYWATDDKVTTPELTIDLHAPKTFNVIRLRENIKLGQRIEAVEVDAYVSGKWEQIGAATSIGGNRLIRLSQNVTASKLRLRITKSPVAIALSDFGIYKEPVHLTAPKISRDKNGEVSISTEAPVSAIRYTLDGHEPTTSSPVYSKPFRLKEGGIVKARAFEGKSQQSESSYASFGYSKAEWKVLDANAATEDWGKAENAFDENTRSIYNTLKKDDTQFPQQISVDMGREQKIKAFGYLPRQDKQADGIVDSYTFYTSNDGKTWEKVASGEFSNIKSNPIEQPVVLKQEISARYFKFEAQHVIAGNGITVAELSVY, encoded by the coding sequence ATGAAAAAGTTTACAGGCATTGCCTCGTTGTTACTTACGGCCGGTTTAAACGGCTTTAGCCAAACGGCGCCGAAACCATACGGTGCGCTGCCCACGCAGGGCCAGCTTAACTGGCAGGAAACCGGGATGTATTGCATTATTCACTACGGTGTTGATACTTATACCGATAAGGAGTGGGGTTTTGGTGATGAAGACCCGAAGATATTTAACCCGTCGCAATTTAGCGCTTTACAAATAGTAGCTGCCGCCAAAGCCGGTGGTTTTAAAGGTGTAGTAGTGGTGGCTAAACACCACGATGGTTTTTGCCTTTGGCCAACCAAAACCACCGAACATAACATCAGCAAAAGCCCTTACAAAAACGGCAAAGGCGATATTTTAAAAGAATACCGCGAAGCCTGCGATAAATTGGGTATGAAACTGGGCGTATATTGCTCGCCATGGGACAGGAATAATCCCAATTACGGTACTGAAGAGTATGTGAAGATTTACCGCGAACAATTAAAAGAATTGTACACCAATTACGGTCCGCTGTTTATTTCATGGCACGATGGTGCCAATGGCGGCGATGGCTACTACGGCGGCAAACGCGAAGTGCGTAAAATTGACCGTTCAACTTATTACGGTTGGGATACTACATGGGGCATCACCCGTAAGTTGCAACCCAACGCGGTATTATTTGGCGATGTTGGCCCCGATGTGCGCTGGGTAGGCAACGAAGAGGGCCACGCCGGCGAAACCTGCTGGGCAACATACACACCGCATGCACCCGATGAAGGTAAAATCCCCGCCAACGGTTATGTAAAAGATTGGGAAGGTACCGAGGGTACCCGCAACGGCAAGTACTGGATGCCTGCCGAATGCGATGTGTCGCTTCGCCCGGGATGGTTTTACCATAAAACACAGGATGAAGGCGTAAAATCGCCTTACACCCTGCTCGATCTGTATTACAAAAGCGTGGGCCGCGGCGCCGCGCTTGATCTGGGTTTATCGCCCGATCCTCGTGGTATTGTTAATGAGATAGATGTTAAATCGCTAACGGAATTTGGTAACCTGCTTAAGCAAACGTTCGCGGTTAATTTGGCTAAGGGTGCCACTTTAACGGCAAGTAATGTGCGTGGTGGTAATAAGGCTAAATTCGGTCCGCAGTTTTTGGTGGATGATAACAGGTATAGCTATTGGGCTACGGATGATAAGGTAACAACGCCGGAGTTAACTATCGATCTGCATGCGCCGAAAACTTTCAACGTAATCCGCCTGAGGGAAAATATCAAATTAGGCCAGCGTATTGAAGCTGTTGAGGTGGATGCCTATGTAAGTGGTAAATGGGAGCAGATAGGTGCTGCTACCAGCATTGGCGGCAACAGGCTGATCCGTTTATCGCAAAATGTTACGGCGAGCAAACTGCGGTTGAGGATCACCAAATCTCCGGTAGCAATTGCTTTGAGCGATTTCGGTATTTACAAAGAGCCGGTACACCTTACCGCTCCAAAAATTTCCCGCGATAAAAACGGTGAAGTATCTATCAGTACTGAAGCACCTGTAAGCGCAATTCGTTATACTTTGGATGGGCATGAACCTACCACAAGTTCACCGGTTTACAGCAAACCGTTTAGGCTGAAAGAAGGAGGCATAGTAAAAGCCCGCGCCTTTGAAGGCAAAAGCCAGCAAAGCGAAAGTTCATATGCTTCTTTTGGTTATTCCAAAGCGGAGTGGAAAGTATTGGATGCTAACGCCGCAACTGAAGACTGGGGCAAGGCCGAAAACGCTTTCGATGAGAACACTCGTAGCATTTACAACACGCTTAAAAAAGATGACACGCAATTCCCGCAGCAAATAAGCGTTGATATGGGCAGGGAGCAAAAAATAAAAGCGTTCGGCTATTTGCCAAGGCAGGATAAACAGGCCGATGGTATTGTTGATAGCTATACATTCTATACCAGCAATGACGGTAAAACATGGGAAAAGGTAGCTTCGGGAGAGTTCTCGAACATTAAATCCAACCCTATTGAGCAACCTGTAGTATTGAAACAGGAAATAAGCGCCAGATATTTTAAGTTTGAGGCGCAGCACGTTATCGCCGGAAACGGAATTACCGTGGCCGAATTAAGCGTATATTAA
- a CDS encoding GH92 family glycosyl hydrolase — translation MKKQLVLAGLLALVNLSSQAQRHRSQPMQKAGLTQYVDPYIGTGFHGHVFVGASVPFGAVQLGPTNISEGWDWCSGYHISDSTIIGFQHTHLSGTGIGDLGDISFMPTTGAINVYKGSNKDLKSGYVSLFSHKDEVVKPGYYKVKLKKYDIGVELTASTRVGMHKYTFPASNNSHILIDLQEGIGWDKPVETYIKQVDKNTICGYRFSEGWASDQRIYFTAVFSKPIKNFTVYDSTASVKVTELKGVKVKGVISFATTKGEVVYAKVGISPVSAENAMLNIKAEIPGWDFNKVVADADASWNKQLSKITIKADSLSQMKKFYTALYHTMIAPSIFNDVNGEYWGTDKKVHKNEGFNNVTTFSLWDTYRSNNPLSTIIHPEHVNDMINSMLAIYQQQGSLPVWHLMANETNCMVGYSAVPVVADALLKGYKGFDANLAYEAMKTTAMGDERGIKYVKKYGYIPADSSRESVSMGLEYAIDDWSLAQVAKKLGKTEDYAYFSKRGAYYKNYYDAKSGFMRGRLSQDAWRTPYSPFISIHETGDFTEGNGWQYTFLVPQDVEGLIDMLGGVDKFNTKLDSLFIAEGDMGKFKSPDVSGLIGQYAHGNEPSHPMSYYYAYSGKPWKTAEKVRFILDDFYTDKPDGIIGNEDVGQMSAWYVLSAVGFYPVNPANGLYVFGSPVVNEATLQLQGNKKFHVVVKNNGPKNKYIQAMTLNGANYTKTYIKHTDVMAGGELVITMGDKPGTVWGVGEANKAVSVLK, via the coding sequence ATGAAAAAACAACTTGTTTTGGCCGGTTTGCTGGCCCTTGTTAATTTAAGTTCGCAGGCGCAGCGGCACAGGTCGCAGCCTATGCAAAAAGCCGGTTTAACCCAATATGTCGATCCTTATATCGGTACCGGTTTCCATGGTCACGTTTTTGTTGGTGCCAGCGTACCTTTTGGTGCCGTGCAGTTAGGCCCAACCAATATTTCTGAAGGCTGGGACTGGTGCTCTGGCTACCATATTTCCGATTCTACCATTATCGGCTTCCAGCATACCCACCTAAGCGGTACAGGTATCGGCGATCTGGGCGATATCTCCTTTATGCCAACCACCGGCGCTATCAACGTTTACAAAGGCAGCAATAAAGATTTGAAAAGCGGTTATGTATCGCTGTTTAGCCATAAAGACGAGGTTGTAAAACCCGGCTATTACAAAGTAAAACTTAAAAAGTACGATATCGGCGTAGAGCTAACCGCCAGCACCCGCGTAGGTATGCATAAGTACACTTTCCCGGCCTCGAACAACTCGCACATCCTCATTGATTTGCAAGAGGGGATAGGCTGGGACAAGCCGGTGGAAACCTACATTAAGCAGGTTGATAAAAACACCATTTGCGGTTACCGGTTTTCTGAAGGTTGGGCGAGTGATCAGCGCATTTATTTTACCGCTGTGTTCTCCAAGCCAATCAAAAACTTTACGGTTTACGATAGTACAGCCAGCGTAAAAGTTACCGAACTTAAAGGCGTAAAAGTGAAAGGTGTGATCAGCTTTGCTACCACCAAAGGCGAGGTGGTTTACGCCAAAGTAGGTATCTCGCCGGTAAGTGCAGAAAATGCCATGCTGAATATCAAAGCTGAAATACCCGGTTGGGATTTTAACAAAGTAGTTGCCGATGCCGATGCTTCATGGAATAAACAGCTGAGCAAAATCACCATTAAAGCCGATTCATTATCACAAATGAAAAAGTTTTATACCGCCCTGTATCATACCATGATAGCGCCATCTATTTTTAACGATGTAAACGGCGAATATTGGGGAACTGATAAAAAAGTACACAAAAACGAGGGTTTTAATAACGTAACCACTTTTTCGCTATGGGATACTTATCGTTCAAACAACCCGCTGTCAACCATTATCCACCCGGAGCATGTGAACGATATGATCAACTCGATGCTGGCCATTTACCAGCAGCAGGGTAGCCTGCCGGTCTGGCACTTAATGGCTAACGAAACCAATTGTATGGTGGGCTACAGCGCCGTACCGGTTGTTGCCGATGCTTTGCTTAAAGGCTATAAAGGCTTTGATGCCAACTTAGCCTACGAGGCTATGAAAACCACCGCCATGGGCGATGAACGCGGCATTAAATACGTTAAAAAATACGGCTACATTCCTGCCGATAGCAGCCGCGAATCGGTATCGATGGGCCTGGAATATGCCATTGACGATTGGAGCCTTGCACAGGTAGCCAAAAAATTAGGCAAAACTGAAGATTACGCTTACTTCAGCAAACGCGGTGCTTACTATAAAAATTACTACGATGCAAAATCGGGCTTTATGCGTGGTCGTTTATCGCAGGATGCCTGGCGTACACCTTACAGTCCGTTTATCTCCATCCACGAAACCGGCGACTTTACCGAGGGCAACGGCTGGCAGTACACCTTCCTTGTTCCGCAGGATGTGGAAGGTTTGATTGATATGCTGGGCGGCGTTGATAAATTCAATACCAAACTCGATTCGTTGTTTATTGCCGAGGGCGATATGGGTAAATTCAAATCGCCGGATGTATCTGGTTTGATTGGCCAGTACGCGCACGGTAATGAGCCAAGTCACCCAATGAGTTACTACTATGCATACTCAGGCAAGCCATGGAAAACTGCTGAAAAGGTGAGGTTTATCCTGGATGATTTTTATACTGATAAACCGGATGGTATTATCGGTAACGAGGATGTTGGGCAGATGTCGGCCTGGTACGTATTGTCGGCTGTTGGCTTTTATCCGGTTAACCCGGCTAACGGCCTGTATGTTTTTGGCAGCCCGGTGGTTAATGAGGCTACTTTGCAATTGCAGGGAAATAAGAAATTCCATGTAGTAGTTAAAAACAATGGGCCTAAGAATAAATACATCCAGGCCATGACGCTTAATGGCGCTAACTATACCAAAACTTATATTAAACATACAGATGTAATGGCCGGTGGCGAGCTGGTTATTACTATGGGCGATAAGCCAGGTACGGTTTGGGGTGTTGGTGAAGCTAATAAGGCTGTTTCGGTGTTGAAGTAA
- a CDS encoding DNA topoisomerase IB, which produces MNRLLKKLEKIGRDPKITARAVGLRYVSDSSPGYTRKKSGKGWSYYDADGALVKDNELITRFNKLVIPPAYTNVWISPYENGHLQFTGTDAAGRKQYRYHSCWNQIRNQSKYHRMQNFAEHLPAIREQVDKDLARHSLDHEKVVALVVRLMELTSIRVGNESYKKLYGSFGLTTLQNRHVKVEGSTLRFEFKGKKGVFHKVSLQSRKLARLVKQCRDIPGKELFQYYNADGTRCSIGSGDINTYLHEITGEDFTAKDFRTWAGSVSALYAFKEAGEFSTVSECKKKIVSVLDEVAINLGNTRTVCKKYYVHPSVIKSYEEGTIFKYISGLDEREDVKAAELNVAEKALINLLETEKLAEAS; this is translated from the coding sequence ATGAACCGTCTCCTCAAAAAGCTCGAAAAAATTGGCCGCGACCCGAAGATCACCGCAAGGGCCGTTGGCTTGCGTTATGTATCTGATTCATCACCGGGTTATACCCGCAAAAAATCGGGCAAGGGTTGGAGTTATTATGATGCCGATGGTGCGTTGGTGAAAGATAACGAACTCATCACCCGCTTCAATAAACTGGTGATACCTCCTGCATATACCAACGTATGGATCTCTCCCTACGAAAACGGTCACCTGCAATTTACGGGTACTGATGCCGCCGGGCGAAAACAATACCGCTACCATTCATGCTGGAACCAGATCCGCAATCAATCCAAATACCACCGCATGCAAAACTTTGCAGAGCATCTGCCGGCCATCCGTGAGCAGGTAGACAAAGACCTGGCCAGGCATAGCCTTGATCATGAAAAAGTGGTGGCCCTGGTGGTGAGGCTAATGGAACTAACCAGTATCCGGGTAGGTAATGAATCGTACAAAAAGCTATATGGATCATTTGGTTTAACTACGTTGCAAAACCGGCATGTTAAGGTAGAGGGCTCAACCCTCAGGTTTGAGTTTAAAGGCAAAAAAGGCGTGTTTCATAAAGTTTCTTTGCAGAGCCGCAAGTTGGCCAGGCTGGTAAAACAATGCCGTGATATCCCCGGAAAAGAACTTTTTCAATATTACAATGCCGATGGCACAAGATGCAGCATAGGCTCGGGCGATATCAACACTTATCTGCATGAAATAACCGGCGAAGATTTTACGGCAAAAGATTTCCGTACCTGGGCCGGCAGCGTGAGTGCCTTGTATGCATTTAAAGAGGCTGGGGAGTTTAGCACCGTTAGCGAGTGCAAAAAGAAAATAGTAAGTGTGCTGGATGAGGTAGCTATAAACCTTGGGAACACGCGTACAGTTTGTAAAAAGTACTACGTGCACCCATCGGTTATAAAAAGTTATGAGGAGGGCACCATTTTTAAATATATCAGCGGCCTTGATGAACGCGAAGATGTAAAGGCCGCCGAATTGAATGTTGCCGAGAAAGCTTTGATCAACCTGCTGGAAACGGAAAAACTGGCCGAAGCCAGTTAG
- a CDS encoding M56 family metallopeptidase, translating to MPATFVLLLKINAALLLFCAGYYLVLRKLTFYTLNRAYLVTAILFASIYPWIDLSAFVQRHEELARPIEQIAINWHAPAQLIQQPEQAIDYWYWLGVVFWIGAGVLLVRLGMQLFSLLRLYKTSRPRYINGYLVRIMDKDAAPFSFWQSIYINPQKHEPAELEAILQHEQIHVNQWHTADILLAELSSIFYWFNPGIWLIKKAVRENIEFITDRKILKNGIDSKTYQYSLVNVSFNKAQPGIVNHFNISTIKKRIIMMNAKRSSKLNLTRYAFVVPAVMALLLVFSISKADFAKPVRISLAAAVQPLARIININPDEVGDPAPKIAKAPKVSKKAKTVKSVVALAPVIAPQISLSPLTAIALTPQPAKNDTNKKLKLIVRDFKKDSLVFVVNGKVSTGKNLDPTNIENMYMLTGSQARKFAKVDDDKPVKVAYVITKDASNKEELEKAVARDIVIRKVVTANVSGDAVVRDDDDNDVAVIAPDDNFHVKPAKVFVVKSVTSTSTGTGSSNGTITVKATKGKPATSAQAWTIVSDGDAASSNGDVFVTGRGKKSDTKVIKVNGLSITTDNGKEPLFVIDGKTSTVDAMKKLDTDKIESISILKGDDATKKYGDKAKDGVVVIDTRKK from the coding sequence ATGCCAGCAACTTTTGTTTTGTTACTTAAAATAAATGCAGCATTGCTGTTGTTTTGTGCCGGTTATTACCTGGTTTTGCGCAAGCTTACCTTCTACACTTTAAACCGCGCCTACCTGGTTACGGCAATCCTGTTTGCCAGTATTTATCCATGGATAGATCTTTCGGCCTTTGTGCAGCGACATGAGGAACTGGCCCGGCCTATAGAGCAGATTGCCATTAACTGGCATGCACCCGCGCAACTTATTCAGCAACCGGAGCAGGCTATTGATTACTGGTACTGGCTTGGCGTTGTATTTTGGATTGGTGCAGGCGTATTACTCGTGAGACTGGGCATGCAGCTTTTTTCTTTATTACGATTGTATAAAACATCCCGCCCGAGGTATATCAACGGCTACCTGGTGCGTATTATGGATAAGGATGCAGCGCCTTTCTCCTTTTGGCAAAGCATCTACATCAACCCTCAAAAACATGAGCCTGCCGAACTGGAAGCCATTTTACAGCACGAGCAGATCCATGTTAACCAATGGCATACGGCAGATATTTTACTGGCCGAACTGAGCAGTATTTTTTACTGGTTTAACCCCGGTATCTGGCTCATTAAAAAGGCGGTGCGTGAAAATATCGAATTTATAACCGACCGAAAGATCCTGAAAAACGGCATCGACAGTAAAACTTACCAATACAGTTTGGTAAACGTGAGCTTTAACAAAGCTCAACCCGGAATAGTAAACCATTTCAATATTTCAACAATAAAAAAACGGATAATCATGATGAACGCGAAAAGATCGTCGAAACTTAACCTCACCCGCTACGCATTTGTAGTACCGGCTGTGATGGCACTTTTACTGGTATTCAGCATTTCGAAAGCTGATTTTGCCAAACCTGTACGCATTAGCCTTGCCGCCGCAGTGCAGCCCCTGGCCAGGATCATTAACATCAACCCCGACGAGGTTGGCGATCCTGCCCCAAAAATCGCCAAAGCACCCAAAGTATCAAAAAAAGCAAAAACTGTTAAATCTGTGGTTGCCCTTGCGCCCGTTATTGCGCCACAGATTAGTCTTAGTCCGCTTACTGCTATTGCCTTAACTCCGCAGCCGGCCAAAAACGATACCAACAAAAAACTAAAGCTTATTGTAAGAGACTTTAAAAAAGATTCGCTCGTGTTTGTGGTGAATGGTAAAGTATCAACCGGCAAAAACCTCGACCCAACCAATATCGAAAACATGTACATGCTTACCGGCAGCCAGGCCCGCAAGTTTGCCAAAGTGGATGACGATAAGCCGGTAAAAGTTGCTTACGTAATTACTAAAGATGCGAGTAATAAAGAAGAGCTTGAAAAAGCGGTTGCCAGGGATATTGTTATCCGAAAAGTGGTTACTGCCAATGTAAGCGGCGACGCAGTGGTACGTGATGATGATGATAACGATGTGGCTGTTATCGCCCCAGACGATAACTTTCATGTAAAGCCTGCAAAAGTTTTTGTAGTAAAAAGCGTTACCAGTACATCAACCGGAACCGGAAGCAGCAACGGTACAATAACAGTTAAAGCAACAAAGGGCAAGCCGGCTACATCTGCCCAGGCCTGGACAATTGTTAGCGATGGTGACGCTGCATCCTCAAACGGAGATGTATTTGTAACCGGTCGCGGAAAAAAATCAGATACAAAGGTGATCAAAGTTAACGGTCTTAGCATCACTACGGATAATGGCAAAGAACCGTTATTTGTAATTGATGGTAAAACCAGTACGGTTGACGCCATGAAGAAACTCGACACCGATAAAATAGAAAGCATTTCGATATTAAAAGGCGACGATGCCACAAAGAAATACGGCGATAAAGCTAAAGACGGCGTAGTTGTAATTGATACACGTAAAAAGTAA
- a CDS encoding BlaI/MecI/CopY family transcriptional regulator — protein MEKLSQQEEEAMQAVWQSGPGFIKDFLEAIVEPKPPYTTLASTVKNLERKGFLKSEKMGNSFRYLPQIQEEEYKKRFMSGFVSDYFENSYKNLVTFFANEKKISASDLKEIIKLIEKQ, from the coding sequence ATGGAAAAATTATCTCAACAGGAAGAAGAAGCGATGCAGGCGGTATGGCAATCGGGCCCGGGTTTTATCAAGGATTTTTTAGAAGCGATAGTTGAGCCCAAACCACCATACACTACTTTGGCATCAACCGTAAAAAACCTGGAGCGTAAAGGATTTTTAAAAAGCGAAAAGATGGGCAACTCCTTCCGTTACCTGCCGCAGATACAGGAAGAGGAATACAAAAAACGCTTTATGAGCGGCTTTGTAAGCGACTATTTTGAAAACTCGTACAAAAACCTGGTAACCTTTTTCGCCAACGAAAAAAAGATTAGCGCCAGCGATTTGAAAGAGATCATTAAACTGATTGAAAAACAATAA